The window AAAAAGGAATATAAGTCAGATCACGTTATATTAGACAAAAATAATTATGAGCATAATTTGCGTGACTTTTCTTTTACTTTTCTTGAATTACCTAAATTTGATAAAGATATTCATTCACTTGATAATATCGTCGATAAGTGGGCTTATTTTTTTAAGCATGCAGAAGAAACAACAAGTACAGATTTGAAGTTACTTGCTGATGAGGATCCTATTATTGAAAGAGCTTATGAGGAGCTTGAGCGCCATGGTTGGAATGCCAATGAGCTTCTTACCTACGATCATGAGGAAATGAGTGATTTGGCTTTCAAAGGGAAAATAGCCGCTGCTGAAGATAAAGGAAAAGCTGAAGGAAAAGCTGAAGGGAAGATGGAAGGATTTGTTGAGGGTAACTTACAAGCATCTAAAAGAATTGCTGAAAATCTTTATCAAAATGGTTTAGATTTACAAACGATTGTAAATGTAACAGGCCTTTCTTTAGAGGAGTTAAAACAGCAATTTAGAAATAACTTTTGAACTTGTTTGTGTATATACGTTTGGTAGGAGATGAAGTGTGGAAATAGTGCAATGCGACATGGTTGTAATTGGTTCTGGCCCTGCAGGGCAAAAGGCGGCAATTCAAGCAGCTAAGTTTGGAAAAAATGTAGTTGTTGTTGAAAAGGATAAGGAGCCAGGAGGCGCTTCTCTTAATTCGGGAACAATACCTTCTAAATCACTTAGAGAGGCGATCTTAGACCTTACAAGGTTTCATGATCGTACCTTATATGGAAAGGATAGCTTAAAAAATGATGTTGCAATTGGTGATTTAACTTATCGTTTACACAAAGTATTAGCTGATGAGAGAGTGCTGCTTTTAAAGCAGTTTAGCCAAAATAATATCCATTTAGTTTTTGGGATAGCCCATTTTGTAAATAAGCATCAAATGATTATCAGTGATGATAGCGGAAGCGAGATTTATCAAATTAACGCTGATATCATCATGATCGCTACAGGGTCTAGTCCAAGAGATCCTTCCAATGTGCCCTTTGATGGAAAAGTAATTTTAGATTCTACGGGTCTACTTCATTTTAGTGAAGTGCCAAAGTCTATGGTGGTTTTAGGAGGAGGGATTATTGGCTCTGAATATGCAAGCTTTTTTTCGGCTCTTGGAACAGACGTTACGGTGATTGATAAAAAAGAGAGAATGCTTGGACTTTTAGATGCTGAAATTGGTGCACACTTACAGAAGTCTTTGGTTGATATAGGCTTGAAATTTGTTGGTAGTAAAGAGTTTGATAAGATAGAACGTGTTGGTAACCAAGGTGTTGTAACATGTAAAGATGGATTTACGATTACGGCAGATACCGTATTATATGCCCTTGGTAGGTCTGCAAACGTTGCCTCTTTAAAGATACAAAATGTTGGCATTGAACTTACAAAAGATGGGCATATCCCTGTTAACTCCCTCTTCCAAACAGTTGTGCCAAATATTTATGCTGTTGGGGATGTTATAGGAGCTCCTGCTCTGGCATCTACTAGTATGGAACAAGGTCGTCTCGCAGCACGTCAGGCTTTTGGCGCTGCAGCTCATACATTTCCAACTCTCTATCCAATAGGTATCTATACCATACCAGAAATCTCTTCTGTGGGCTATACTGAAGAGCAATTACAAGCGCTTGGATTTCACTATGAAGTGGGAAGAGCTTATTACTATGAAATTGCAAGAGGGCATATTTCTGGAAGCTTAAGGGGCCTGTTCAAAATCCTCTTTCACGCTGATACATTGGAAATTTTGGGAATTCACATCATAGGTAGAAGTGCAACCGAAGTGATCCACATTGGACAAGTGGCGATGTCTTTTAATGCCCATC of the Chlamydiales bacterium genome contains:
- the sthA gene encoding Si-specific NAD(P)(+) transhydrogenase, with product MEIVQCDMVVIGSGPAGQKAAIQAAKFGKNVVVVEKDKEPGGASLNSGTIPSKSLREAILDLTRFHDRTLYGKDSLKNDVAIGDLTYRLHKVLADERVLLLKQFSQNNIHLVFGIAHFVNKHQMIISDDSGSEIYQINADIIMIATGSSPRDPSNVPFDGKVILDSTGLLHFSEVPKSMVVLGGGIIGSEYASFFSALGTDVTVIDKKERMLGLLDAEIGAHLQKSLVDIGLKFVGSKEFDKIERVGNQGVVTCKDGFTITADTVLYALGRSANVASLKIQNVGIELTKDGHIPVNSLFQTVVPNIYAVGDVIGAPALASTSMEQGRLAARQAFGAAAHTFPTLYPIGIYTIPEISSVGYTEEQLQALGFHYEVGRAYYYEIARGHISGSLRGLFKILFHADTLEILGIHIIGRSATEVIHIGQVAMSFNAHLDYFIEHIFNYPTFAEGYRIAAFNGINKIKRIK
- a CDS encoding Rpn family recombination-promoting nuclease/putative transposase, coding for MLTKFLDPKNDIAFKRIFGTEKNKDILIHFLNDMVKFKEQAPIVDVTFLKTIQDPEIAFQKVSIVDILCKDERGNAYIVEMQVASERGFEKRAQFYAAKVYVNQAKSGKSYENLKEVIFLAIVDYIMFPEKKEYKSDHVILDKNNYEHNLRDFSFTFLELPKFDKDIHSLDNIVDKWAYFFKHAEETTSTDLKLLADEDPIIERAYEELERHGWNANELLTYDHEEMSDLAFKGKIAAAEDKGKAEGKAEGKMEGFVEGNLQASKRIAENLYQNGLDLQTIVNVTGLSLEELKQQFRNNF